In one Desulfoferula mesophila genomic region, the following are encoded:
- a CDS encoding TSUP family transporter, producing MTLPMEILALLFVVGTCAGFVDSVSGGGGLLALPALLWAGLSPVQALGTTKLQGTCGTFSAAYNYLRKGQAELASMTGIIVLTLAGGALGAVAVHWVSPSFLRNLIPFLLIIIAVYFLLCPRLGQVEGRRRLGEWAFALTFGLGMGFYDGFFGPGAGSFWATAYVGLLGYNLRRATAHTKVLNLASNLAALTVFLVQGNVLWSAGVVMGLGQLLGARLGSNMVVKLGGKLVRPLIILVSLAISLKLLSDSHPEILGWAGDLFSIAAR from the coding sequence GTGACTCTGCCCATGGAAATACTGGCCCTGTTGTTCGTGGTGGGCACCTGTGCCGGATTCGTGGACTCGGTGTCCGGCGGGGGAGGCCTGCTGGCCTTGCCCGCGTTGCTTTGGGCGGGCTTGAGCCCGGTGCAGGCCCTGGGCACAACCAAGCTGCAAGGGACCTGCGGCACCTTTTCCGCTGCGTACAATTACCTGCGCAAGGGGCAGGCCGAGTTGGCCTCCATGACCGGCATCATTGTTCTGACCCTGGCCGGCGGGGCGCTGGGGGCGGTGGCGGTCCACTGGGTAAGTCCGTCTTTCTTGCGCAACTTGATTCCATTTTTATTGATAATCATCGCAGTTTATTTCCTGCTATGTCCCCGCTTGGGCCAGGTGGAAGGTAGGCGCCGCCTGGGGGAGTGGGCCTTTGCCCTGACCTTCGGGCTAGGCATGGGATTTTATGACGGGTTTTTCGGCCCAGGCGCCGGATCATTCTGGGCCACGGCCTACGTGGGCCTGCTGGGCTATAACCTTCGCCGGGCCACGGCGCACACCAAGGTGCTTAACCTGGCCAGCAACCTGGCCGCGCTGACCGTTTTCCTGGTGCAGGGGAACGTCCTCTGGTCCGCGGGGGTGGTGATGGGCTTGGGCCAGTTGCTCGGAGCCCGCCTGGGATCGAACATGGTCGTCAAGCTGGGCGGCAAGCTGGTTCGCCCCTTGATCATATTGGTATCCCTGGCCATCTCGCTAAAGCTGCTCTCTGACAGTCACCCTGAGATTCTAGGCTGGGCGGGGGATCTATTTTCGATTGCGGCGCGGTGA
- a CDS encoding glycine cleavage system protein H, protein MEIGGYNFPDELYYDPEHFWVRVEGDELVMGMDDFAQKLAGEIVYVQLPNEGKKLKKGKKLAKVESGKWLGKVLSPVDGELIAVNEDLELKPELINQDCYGAGWMYRIKADDLGDLKDLLHGAAAVDPWVNEEIAKHAQEG, encoded by the coding sequence ATGGAGATAGGCGGCTACAATTTTCCGGACGAGCTTTACTACGATCCCGAGCATTTTTGGGTTCGCGTGGAGGGCGACGAGCTGGTGATGGGCATGGACGACTTTGCCCAGAAGCTGGCCGGCGAAATCGTCTACGTGCAACTGCCCAACGAGGGCAAGAAGCTCAAGAAGGGCAAGAAGCTTGCCAAGGTGGAGTCCGGCAAGTGGCTGGGCAAGGTGCTTTCGCCGGTGGACGGCGAGCTGATCGCGGTGAACGAGGACCTGGAGCTCAAGCCCGAGCTTATCAACCAGGACTGCTACGGGGCGGGCTGGATGTACCGGATCAAGGCCGACGACCTGGGCGACCTCAAGGATCTGCTGCACGGCGCGGCGGCGGTGGATCCCTGGGTCAACGAGGAGATCGCCAAGCACGCCCAAGAGGGCTAG
- a CDS encoding (Fe-S)-binding protein, with the protein MSSKYNLIEQFTEQIQHCTRCGFCQAHCPVFGATGRPALNARGKMLLLKEVLVGKLELNQELVDSLFQCTTCATCATNCPSGVDVPAIIKAARKEMVGLGTCHPAFTGMNEVLDEYDNIYAEDEPEDFDRERGKQAEVVYFMGCVGQYREEEASEAALDLLDHLEVDYTLIDEACCSGVLEDVGFSVKPRLASTNIERILATGAGTLVTGCPYCFRTFTQQEAYAPLRDAGLEIVHMSQFLAGRDLGLHSEAKVTYHDPCDLGRHCGIYEEPRRTIKAVAPNFVELADNRQDALCCGAGGGVRGAFAKNSLAMARRRLAQVESSGAEVLLTECNSCVHNLANAKLRAQKFRVMTTPQFFMELIEES; encoded by the coding sequence ATGAGCAGTAAGTATAACTTGATTGAGCAGTTCACCGAACAGATACAGCACTGCACCCGCTGCGGCTTTTGCCAGGCCCATTGCCCGGTTTTCGGGGCCACTGGCCGCCCGGCCTTGAACGCCCGGGGCAAGATGCTTCTATTAAAGGAAGTGCTGGTCGGCAAATTGGAGCTTAACCAGGAACTGGTGGACTCGCTCTTCCAGTGCACCACCTGCGCCACCTGCGCCACCAACTGCCCCTCCGGGGTGGACGTGCCCGCCATCATCAAGGCTGCGCGCAAGGAGATGGTGGGCCTGGGCACCTGCCACCCCGCCTTCACCGGCATGAACGAAGTGCTGGACGAATACGACAACATCTACGCCGAGGACGAGCCCGAGGATTTCGACCGCGAGCGGGGCAAGCAGGCTGAGGTGGTCTATTTCATGGGCTGCGTGGGCCAATACCGCGAGGAAGAGGCCAGCGAGGCGGCCCTGGACCTGCTGGATCACCTTGAGGTGGACTACACCCTTATCGACGAGGCGTGCTGCTCCGGGGTGCTGGAGGACGTGGGTTTCAGCGTGAAGCCCCGCCTGGCCAGCACCAACATCGAGCGCATCCTGGCCACCGGGGCGGGCACCCTGGTCACCGGCTGCCCCTACTGCTTTCGCACCTTCACCCAGCAGGAGGCCTACGCCCCGCTCAGGGATGCAGGCCTCGAGATCGTGCATATGAGCCAATTCCTGGCCGGGCGCGACCTGGGTCTGCACAGCGAGGCCAAGGTGACCTACCACGATCCCTGCGACCTGGGCCGCCACTGCGGCATCTACGAGGAGCCGCGCCGGACCATCAAGGCGGTGGCCCCCAACTTCGTGGAGCTGGCCGACAACCGCCAGGACGCCCTGTGCTGCGGGGCCGGAGGCGGGGTGCGCGGGGCCTTTGCCAAGAACTCCCTGGCCATGGCCCGGCGGCGTCTGGCCCAGGTGGAAAGCAGCGGGGCCGAGGTCTTGCTCACCGAGTGCAACTCCTGCGTACACAACCTGGCCAACGCCAAGCTGCGGGCCCAGAAGTTTCGGGTGATGACCACCCCCCAGTTCTTCATGGAACTCATCGAAGAATCCTGA
- a CDS encoding mandelate racemase/muconate lactonizing enzyme family protein has protein sequence MSDHSQIEPIAITGVDTYVFRAPIDEPVKTSFGIMHDRPALLIRLQDETGACGWGEVWCNFPVCGAEYRAQLIHLILAPWLMQQKPQLPAEAFGTLSRNMHVLVLQTGELGPLAQCIAGLDIAMWDLAARKAGQPLHRLLGSQTPDAVPAYASGINPRGAEDTVAEAREAGYRAFKLKVGFDHTKDLANVERLSAGLKPGEVLMLDANQAWELTGAEKFLQELGDAPVQWLEEPLPVDRPIAEWERLASSSRIPLAGGENLRSHEEFDAAITAGHLGVMQPDVCKWGGLSGCLEVARSARSAGLRYCPHYLGGGIGLLASAHLLAAVGGDGLLEVDCNPNPLREALASPYPPLSQGNFLLPAGPGLGVEPNLKSARRYLRLELKNGSSEPCLDWRSFW, from the coding sequence ATGAGCGATCACAGCCAAATCGAACCGATTGCGATCACCGGCGTGGACACTTATGTCTTTCGCGCACCCATCGACGAACCGGTTAAAACCTCGTTTGGAATCATGCACGATCGCCCGGCTCTGTTGATCAGATTGCAGGACGAGACCGGGGCCTGCGGCTGGGGGGAGGTTTGGTGCAATTTCCCCGTGTGCGGAGCCGAGTATCGGGCCCAGTTGATCCACCTGATTCTGGCTCCCTGGCTGATGCAACAAAAACCACAGCTTCCGGCCGAAGCCTTTGGAACCCTGAGCCGCAATATGCACGTTTTGGTATTGCAAACCGGGGAGCTCGGCCCCCTGGCTCAGTGCATCGCCGGCCTGGACATAGCGATGTGGGACTTGGCGGCGCGCAAGGCGGGTCAGCCGCTTCACCGCTTGCTGGGAAGCCAAACCCCCGACGCGGTACCTGCCTATGCCAGCGGAATAAACCCGCGAGGGGCAGAGGACACCGTGGCCGAGGCCCGGGAAGCAGGCTACCGGGCGTTTAAGCTGAAGGTCGGTTTTGACCACACCAAAGATCTGGCCAACGTGGAAAGATTGTCGGCCGGCCTGAAGCCCGGTGAGGTTCTCATGTTAGATGCCAACCAAGCCTGGGAGCTGACGGGGGCCGAGAAATTTCTGCAAGAATTAGGAGACGCTCCTGTCCAGTGGCTGGAGGAGCCCCTGCCAGTCGACCGCCCTATAGCCGAGTGGGAGCGTTTGGCGAGTTCCAGCCGGATTCCCCTGGCTGGTGGGGAGAACCTGCGCTCCCATGAAGAGTTCGACGCCGCAATAACGGCTGGCCACCTGGGAGTCATGCAGCCCGACGTTTGCAAATGGGGCGGGCTGAGCGGTTGTCTGGAGGTGGCGCGCTCGGCCCGATCGGCGGGCTTGCGCTACTGCCCCCATTACCTTGGCGGCGGTATCGGATTGTTGGCCTCAGCCCACTTGTTGGCCGCGGTGGGCGGTGACGGGCTGTTGGAGGTGGATTGCAACCCCAATCCCCTGCGCGAAGCCTTGGCCAGCCCCTATCCCCCACTGAGTCAGGGAAACTTCCTTCTGCCCGCGGGGCCCGGATTGGGCGTAGAACCCAACTTAAAGTCGGCGAGGAGATACCTGCGACTTGAACTGAAGAACGGCAGCAGCGAACCTTGCCTGGATTGGCGTTCCTTTTGGTAG